The following proteins come from a genomic window of Miscanthus floridulus cultivar M001 chromosome 2, ASM1932011v1, whole genome shotgun sequence:
- the LOC136536850 gene encoding intermembrane lipid transfer protein VPS13-like, with product MLEDQVAFLLQKYLGNYVRGLSKEALKISVWRGDVELTNMQLKPEALNSLKLPVRVKAGFLGSVKLKVPWSRLGQEPVLVYLDRIFILAEPATQVEGCSEDAVQEAKRSRVREMEIKLLERQQQLKSELNSSWLGSFIGTVIGNIKLSIGNIHIRYEDVESNPGHPFAAGLVLSKLSAVTVDDFGKETFATGGDLDRVKKSVELESLAVYFDSDSSPWIVDKPWEDLLPSEWSQVFEFQEQNGSRSASKKHAYILQPVSGKAKYTKIQLTEAKKTGQALQNAAVDLDDVTLSLSKDGYRDMLKMADNFSTFNQRLRYAHLRPSLPVKSDPRAWWKYAYNVVTQEMKKASGSLSWEQLLRYARLRKAYVSLFASLLKSDMSRLVVDDHEEIKRMDRELDMEVILQWRMLAHKFVEQSVETYQYAQQNKQQSWWSFGWTGSSKDEEDSKSFTDEDWERLNRIIGYKETNEYIPDQQDMKLMQFDFEIRMKHNASKLTIDDSECLADLSCQDFCCNLKMYPEAKIFDLKLGSYRLLSPYGLLAESASVIDSFVGIFSYKPFDEQLDWSLTAKASPCYITYLKDSIDQIVGFFKSSPTISQNLALETAAAVQMTLDEVKRTAQQQMTRVLKDQSRFSLNMDIAAPKITVPTNFRPDDVHETKLLLDLGNLVLRTEEIWDAYTSEEQDMYLNFNLVLSDVSAFLVDGDYHWNDTSDETNLLPVIDKCGIALKLQQIQLESPLYPSTRLAIRVPSLGFHFSPARYHRLMEIFKIFQDGASDNSSSDHEHLWDHADFEGSSSLLTWKGVGNREAAWQRRYLRLVGPFLYVFENSMSTTYKQWFSLRGKQVHQVPTELTNGVHNILALHDSGQVNPKILEDTGASILLFDNDEARKIWQSRLQGAIYRASGSAAISSFPGVALPSEAHSFKGSFPDVADTEKLFVAGILDELKICFSCGYESNHKLKKILLAKESSLFEFRAVGGQVELSMKGGNLLIGTILGSLEIEDQFYYPGSPVPRFLARSFINSMQTQELPSPSRKNSAGRRGTQLKKNDSEENFFEASDDFDEFETPMHQERTISDYFSTQNFLPTSVPSLQPPTFNRIPDLIPDTELQTGGFTLDDSGTFDSFVKAQIVIYDQHSPQYNSLDNRGGTLEAGGLDAPAFVAQPARALFGEWAGAGVARRRAGTVLASAAALVATVCAEAAETADANRGRVTSAVRTGLESRSSADLLTLTAAAATCLRGAAALKQRAADLRGISTTTSSSNAMAMSVSAGIQKGTTLRVCLPCGSVRVRTVSVFPRRGDGAAVVLRLGKKRLHGAFATFKDYVVSAVGDGGGEAVVEGRPVFPVKLITSKEGVTVQLLFEHQTHCKVWKAAIEGMLAEKKLKRDNIYIYIYIYIYI from the exons ATGTTGGAGGACCAGGTCGCCTTCCTGCTGCAGAAGTACCTCGGCAACTACGTCCGGGGGCTCAGCAAGGAGGCGCTGAAGATCAGCGTCTGGAGAG GTGATGTAGAGCTCACAAACATGCAACTGAAGCCAGAAGCGCTCAATTCATTGAAATTACCTGTTAGAGTCAAAGCTGGTTTTCTTGGTTCTGTGAAGCTCAAG GTTCCATGGAGCAGGTTGGGACAAGAGCCAGTTTTGGTTTATCTTGATCGAATTTTTATACTAGCTGAACCAGCAACACAAGTTGAAGGTTGCAGCGAGGATGCTGTCCAGGAAGCAAAAAGAAGTCGAGTTAGG GAAATGGAGATCAAATTGTTGGAGCGCCAACAGCAACTGAAATCTGAACTA AATTCATCATGGCTTGGGTCTTTCATTGGCACTGTAATTGGAAATATCAAGTTATCCATTGGCAATATTCATATCAGATACGAAGACGTAGAGAG CAATCCTGGCCACCCTTTCGCAGCAGGTCTGGTACTTTCAAAGCTTTCAGCAGTTACAGTGGACGACTTTGGCAAGGAGACTTTTGCCACAGGTGGTGATTTGGATCGAGTGAAAAAG TCTGTTGAACTTGAGAGTCTGGCGGTGTATTTTGACTCTGATAGCAGTCCTTGGATTGTGGATAAACCCTGGGAGGATTTACTTCCATCAGAGTGGAGTCAG GTTTTTGAGTTTCAGGAGCAGAATGGTTCCAGATCTGCTTCAAAAAAGCATGCCTACATTTTACAACCTGTGTCTGGCAAAGCAAAATATACAAAGATACAACTTACTGAGGCAAAGAAAACAGGACAAGCATTGCAAAATGCTGCAGTTGATTTGGATGATGTTACTCTGTCGTTGTCAAAG GATGGCTACAGGGACATGTTGAAGATGGCTGATAATTTCTCTACTTTTAATCAACGGCTGAGATATGCTCATCTCCGACCATCTTTACCAGTAAAATCGGATCCACGAGCTTGGTGGAAGTATGCATACAATGTGGTGACTCAAGAAATGAAGAAAGCAAG TGGGAGTCTATCTTGGGAGCAATTATTGAGATATGCAAGACTTCGGAAGGCATATGTATCTTTATTTGCATCCCTCTTGAAATCTGACATGAGTCGACTGGTTGTTGATGACCATGAGGAGATTAAGAGGATGGACCGTGAACTTGATATGGAGGTTATTCTACAGTGGAG GATGCTAGCTCACAAGTTTGTAGAACAGTCGGTGGAAACATATCAGTATGCTCAACAAAATAAGCAGCAGTCCTGGTGGTCATTTGGATG GACTGGCTCTTCAAAGGATGAGGAAGATTCAAAGAGTTTTACTGATGAAGATTGGGAAAGACTAAATCGGATTATTGGGTACAAAGAAACCAATGAGTATATCCCTGATCAACAGGATATGAAACTGATGCAATTTGATTTTGAAATACGTATGAAACATAATGCATCAAAGCTTACCATTGATGATTCGGAGTGCCTTGCTGATCTCTCGTGTCAAGATTTCTGCTGCAACTTGAAAATGTATCCGGAGGCAAAAATATTTGATCTGAAGCTGGGTTCCTACAGGCTTTTATCTCCATATGGCCTGCTTGCTGAG AGTGCAAGTGTCATTGATTCTTTTGTTGGCATCTTCTCCTACAAACCTTTTGATGAGCAACTAGACTGGAGTTTGACAGCTAAAGCTTCTCCTTGTTATATAACT TATTTAAAGGATTCAATCGATCAAATTGTTGGCTTCTTCAAGAGTAGCCCTACCATTAGCCAGAACTTGGCACTAGAGACTGCTGCTGCTGTACAG ATGACACTAGATGAAGTGAAACGGACTGCTCAACAGCAAATGACTCGGGTGCTAAAAGATCAGTCCAG GTTTTCACTGAACATGGATATTGCTGCTCCAAAAATTACCGTTCCTACCAATTTCCGACCAGATGATGTACATGAGACTAAGCTTTTGCTTGACCTTGGAAATTTAGTTCTTCGGACAGAG GAAATATGGGATGCCTATACTTCAGAAGAGCAGGATATGTATCTAAACTTCAATTTGGTGCTTAGTGATGTCTCTGCATTTCTGGTGGATGGTGATTACCATTGGAATGATACATCTGATGAAACAAACTTGCTGCCGGTAATTGACAAGTGTGGGATTGCTTTGAAGCTTCAGCAG ATCCAGTTAGAAAGTCCTCTATATCCTTCCACAAGACTGGCGATACGGGTGCCTTCCCTAggatttcatttctctcctgcaCGCTATCATCGTTTAATGgaaatttttaaaatttttcaagatGGTGCTAGTGACAATAGCAGTTCAGATCATGAACACTTGTGGGATCATGCTGACTTTGAAGGATCGTCATCTCTTCTCACATGGAAG GGGGTTGGAAACCGGGAAGCTGCTTGGCAACGCAGATATTTGCGTCTAGTGGGTCCATTTCTCTATGTATTTGAAAATTCAATGTCTACAACATACAAGCAATGGTTCAG TTTACGTGGGAAACAAGTTCATCAGGTACCTACTGAGCTTACAAATGGCGTGCATAACATCCTGGCGCTGCATGATTCTGGCCAAGTTAATCCCA AGATTCTGGAAGACACTGGTGCTTCAATTTTGTTGTTTGATAATGACGAGGCACGCAAGATATGGCAGAGCCGTTTACAGGGTGCTATATACCGTGCATCG GGTTCTGCTGCAATTTCAAGCTTTCCTGGAGTTGCTCTCCCATCAGAGGCCCACTCATTCAAAGGCAGCTTTCCCGATGTTGCTGACACAGAGAAATTATTTGTTGCTGGCATTCTTGATGAGTTAAAGATATGTTTTTCATGTGGCTATGAG AGTAACCACAAACTAAAAAAAATTCTGCTAGCTAAGGAGAGCAGCCTGTTTGAATTTCGGGCAGTTGGTGGCCAG GTTGAACTCTCTATGAAAGGTGGCAATTTACTGATAGGAACTATTTTGGGGTCACTAGAAATTGAAGACCAGTTTTACTACCCAGGGAGTCCTGTGCCAAGGTTCTTGGCAAGGTCTTTTATCAATAGCATGCAAACCCAAGAACTCCCGTCTCCTAGTCGAAAGAACAGTGCAGGACGTAGAGGCACCCAATTAAAGAAAAATGACAGTGAGGAAAACTTTTTTGAGGCATCAGAtgattttgatgaatttgaaacACCTATGCATCAAGAGAGGACTATATCAGACTATTTTAGCACCCAGAACTTTTTGCCTACTAGTGTTCCTTCCCTACAGCCGCCAACATTTAATCGAATTCCTGATTTGATACCAGACACTGAACTTCAAACTGGAGGATTCACATTGGATGATAGTGGCACTTTCGATAGTTTTGTGAAAGCGCAGATAGTGATTTATGATCAACATTCCCCCCAGTACAACAGCTTGGACAACAGG ggaggtaccttagaagcgggcggccttgacgcgccggcgttcgtggcgcagcCGGCGCGGGCGCTGTTTGGGgagtgggcgggcgcgggcgttgcgcggcggcgggcgg GCACGGTGCTCGCGTCCGCCGCGGCGCTGGTGGCCACCGTGTGCGCTGAGGCCGCGGAGACCGCCGACGCCAACCGCGGCCGCGTCACATCCGCCGTGAGGACCGGCCTCGAGAGCCGCTCCTCCGCCGACCTGCTCACCCTCACCGCTGCCGCTGCCACAT GTTTGAGGGGAGCCGCGGCGCTGAAGCAAAGGGCAGCTGACCTCAGGGGAATcagcaccaccaccagcagcagcaacgCCATGGCCATGAGCGTCAGCGCGGGCATCCAGAAGGGCACGACTCTCAGAGTCTGCCTGCCTTGCG GAAGTGTGCGGGTGAGGACGGTGTCCGTCTTCCCGCGGCGCGGCGACGGCGCAGCGGTGGTGCTGCGGTTGGGGAAGAAGCGCCTGCACGGCGCGTTCGCCACCTTCAAGGACT ATGTGGTCTCGGCGGTtggagacggcggcggcgaggcggtggtggaggggcggcCGGTGTTCCCGGTGAAGCTGATCACGTCAAAGGAGGGGGTGACGGTGCAGCTGCTGTTCGAGCACCAGACGCACTGCAAGGTCTGGAAGGCCGCCATCGAGGGCATGCTGGCCGAGAAGAAGCTCAAGcgcgacaatatatatatatatatatatatatatatatatatatag